From Flavipsychrobacter sp., a single genomic window includes:
- the pyrH gene encoding UMP kinase, giving the protein MLPKYKRVLLKLSGESLMGERNYGIDSHMLEQYAKDIKEITDIGVEVAVVIGGGNIYRGMNEQETGIERAQGDYMGMLATVINGMALQASLEKAGVKTRLQSAIKMEQVAEPYIRRRAMRHLEKGRVVIFGAGTGNPYFTTDTAGSLRAIEINADVILKGTRVDGIYTADPEKDPTAKKFNTVSFDEVISKGLKVMDMTAFTLCQENQLPIIVFDMNKSGNLLNVVSGKKIGTLVQ; this is encoded by the coding sequence CGCAACTACGGTATCGACTCCCATATGCTTGAGCAATATGCTAAAGACATTAAAGAAATAACCGACATAGGTGTAGAAGTAGCTGTAGTAATAGGTGGTGGTAATATCTACCGCGGAATGAATGAACAGGAAACAGGTATTGAACGTGCTCAAGGCGACTATATGGGCATGCTAGCCACTGTTATCAACGGTATGGCTTTGCAAGCATCTTTAGAAAAAGCAGGCGTTAAAACAAGACTACAAAGTGCCATAAAAATGGAACAAGTAGCAGAACCATATATACGCAGACGCGCAATGCGCCACTTGGAGAAAGGTCGTGTTGTTATATTTGGTGCAGGTACGGGTAATCCTTATTTTACTACAGATACAGCAGGTTCGCTAAGAGCGATAGAAATTAATGCTGATGTTATTTTAAAAGGCACTCGTGTAGATGGTATTTATACTGCTGACCCTGAAAAAGACCCTACAGCAAAAAAATTCAATACCGTGTCATTTGATGAAGTTATTAGTAAAGGGCTTAAAGTAATGGATATGACAGCCTTTACACTTTGTCAAGAAAACCAACTGCCAATCATTGTATTTGATATGAATAAAAGTGGCAACCTCCTAAACGTAGTAAGCGGTAAAAAAATAGGAACCCTTGTGCAGTAA